The following are encoded together in the Strongyloides ratti genome assembly S_ratti_ED321, chromosome : 2 genome:
- a CDS encoding Histone demethylase UTY, which translates to MLNLGTLITFNQSELDTIKSLSPLSFPVFHKWRIENDVGQLEVLFKAYHYLNKCYNILVNESDYDITKLFNLEMKLAHLCLVGGDEVRSLSIYQSLLKKNEDLFSKSFGAYFGLGVTYFQLKQFTLASEAFLKHLFIFEDESASVNAHCYLGLIYQLQFDFNRAVKHFTIVQNFSKEGYVLSKEEIRFSIAHCYECAGDLERARREYKNILDELPGNIPATVQAAIYRQLGWLNFKAGNTKEASELLEKSQTINPNCGRTAYFLGRLNSEVKDKAHFAFKQYRQSFDKGESESDTWCSIGVLYRQQEQTVDALQAFTSSLRLNPKHSITWYNLGDLYEKHLNFHDALECYKTAVGLDFKEKEKVKKRIAVLERELQFVSPEQLAQNSAQLIKPPPLKEAMQLTLPTEIKHTIQKAIDKRITTHFEGGILWASPEVLLYTMKRAGHNIQIHNDIRINENLKHILSYNKDLLETSELQALRVIEEAFPKYRKNNIFNYGLSQIKCSEIGNDFKGVKDEYIDETSNSNISNGIDIKEDTNIKMEALEYILQKDQDCDVSSTQDEFPSYFSLLSDVSIPLSSTSSEIMKAASLRTTNLSEYVPIYKENEMVQLFDIPNEELSGNQLTPQTPLLQVETIREAHSIELQNFCYNASPITCIRGLTSTLKIDLGLFSTKTLLETVPNHDVEVRTQYKFPFDVNTNHAGEKSWEYYSKRSFTNVISYAKYQAESFKKSMKEETEKLKNIPSGKYNNQSNNDGEHSVPQTKRKKMSMSKEPHQEVKPSNIPMKTIKFGTNVDLSDPKVFTSQLKELTKLPAFCRLEASCNALTHIDHCIFGMNTVQLYMKVPGARTPAHQENNNFASININTGPGECVWYGVAYEYFPKVERMCRKRGVDFLKGSWWPAIDELLEAKVPVYKFVQKAGDLVFVNCGCIHWVESTGWCNNIAWNVGPMTSFQMKTAFFSHEWNRLNGFKSLVPLQHMCWQFARNVRFTNSKLYRMIRTVLIKSLAYQKMLLDYLGTISKIPKSQPRDKNEITHYCSLCEIEVFNILFVKENQGGVYNVFCANCSRKSSQQFDDFIVLQQTTLESLCEIFDLFQLYPTKHPLIC; encoded by the exons ATGCTAAATCTTGGAACGTTGATCACTTTTAATCAATCTGAATTAGATACAATAAAAAGTCTTTCACCACTAAGTTTCCCTGTCTTTCATAAATGGCGTATTGAAAATGATGTAGGACAATTGGAAGTATTATTCAAA gCATATCATTACCTCAACAAgtgttataatattttagttaatgAATCAGATTACGATATAACGAAGTTATTCAACTTAGAAATGAAATTGGCTCATCTGTGTTTAGTTGGTGGTGATGAAGTAAGATCATTATCAATTTAtcaaagtttattaaaaaaaaatgaagatttattttcaaaatcatTTGGAGCTTATTTTGGTTTAGGAGTAACCTATTTTCAATTGAAACAATTTACACT tgcCAGTGAAGCGTTtcttaaacatttatttatttttgaagaCGAAAGTGCATCAGTTAACGCACATTGTTACCTTGGtcttatttatcaattacaATTTGATTTCAATAGAGCAGTAAAACATTTTACAATAGTTCAAAATTTTTCCAAAGAAGGTTACGTTTTATCCAAAGAAGAAATACGTTTCAGTATTGCTCATTGTTACGAGTGTGCTGGAGATTTAGAGAGAGCAAGAcgagaatataaaaatattctggACGAGTTACCTGGTAATATTCCAGCTACTGTTCAAGCTGCAATCTACAGACAACTTGGAtggttaaattttaaagctGGTAATACAAAGGAAGCTAGtgaattattagaaaaaagcCAAACAATAAATCCTAATTGTGGTAGAACTGCCTATTTTTTAGGACGTCTTAATAGTGAAGTTAAAGATAAAGCCCATTTTGCTTTCAAACAATATAGACAATCATTTGATAAGGGTGAAAGTGAATCTGATACTTGGTGTTCAATTGGTGTATTGTATCGTCAACAGGAACAAACTGTTGATGCATTACAAGCATTTACCTCTTCATTACGTCTAAATCCTAAACATAGTATTACTTGGTATAATTTAGGTGATCTCTatgaaaaacatttaaattttcatgaCGCTTTAGAGTGTTATAAAACAGCCGTTGGATTagattttaaagaaaaagaaaaagttaaaaaacgTATTGCTGTTCTTGAAAGAGAATTACAATTTGTTTCACCGGAACAGTTAGCACAAAATAGTGCTCAACTAATAAAACCACCACCATTAAAAGAAGCTATGCAATTAACTTTACCTACTGAAATTAAGCATACAATTCAAAAAGCCATAGATAAAAGAATAACTACTCATTTTGAAGGTGGAATATTGTGGGCATCTCCAGAAGTTTTACTATATACAATGAAACGCGCTGGTCATAATATTCAAATACATAATGATATTAGAATTAATGAgaatttaaaacatattcTAAGTTATAACAAAGATCTCCTTGAAACTAGTGAGTTACAAGCTTTAAGAGTTATTGAAGAAGCATTTccaaaatatagaaaaaataatatatttaattatggTCTTTCACAAATAAAATGTAGTGAAATAGGAAATGATTTTAAGGGAGTTAAAGATGAATATATTGATGAGACAAGTAATAGTAACATTTCAAATGGTATAGATATTAAAGAAgatacaaatattaaaatggaAGCACTAGAGTATATACTACAAAAAGATCAGGATTGTGATGTTTCATCAACACAGGATGAATTTCCatcatatttttctttactttCTGATGTTTCAATACCTTTATCTTCTACATCAAGTGAGATAATGAAAGCTGCTAGTTTAAGAACAACAAATCTTTCTGAATATGTAccaatatataaagaaaatgaaatggtacaattatttgatattcCTAATGAAGAATTATCTGGTAATCAATTAACACCACAAACACCATTACTTCAAGTTGAAACAATAAGAGAAGCACATTCTATagaattacaaaatttttgttataatgcTTCTCCTATAACTTGTATAAGAGGCCTTACCTCAACTCTCAAAATAGATCTCGGATTATTTTCtacaaaaacattattaGAAACAGTCCCTAATCATGATGTGGAAGTACGTACACAATATAAATTTCCTTTTGATGTTAATACCAATCATGCTGGTGAAAAATCATGGGAATATTATTCTAAAAGAAGTTTTACAAATGTAATTTCTTATGCTAAATATCAAGCTGAGTCATTCAAAAAGTCAATGAAGGAAGAAacagaaaaattaaaaaatattccatctggtaaatataataatcaaaGTAATAATGATGGTGAACATAGTGTACCACAAactaaaagaaaaaaaatgtcaatGTCAAAAGAACCACATCAAGAAGTAAAACCATCAAATATTCCTAtgaaaacaattaaatttggAACTAATGTTGATCTATCAGATCCTAAAGTATTTACTAGTCAACTTAAAGAACTTACAAAATTACCTGCATTTTGTAGATTAGAAGCTTCTTGTAATGCACTTACACATATTGATCATTGTATTTTTGGTATGAATACTGTTCAATTATATATGAAAGTTCCTGGAGCAAGGACACCAGCACatcaagaaaataataattttgctagtattaatataaatactgGACCAGGTGAATGTGTATGGTATGGTGTTGCATATGAATATTTTCCAAAAGTTGAAAGAATGTGTAGAAAAAGAGGtgttgattttttaaaaggaaGTTGGTGGCCTGCTATAGATGAACTTCTTGAGGCAAAAGTTCCtgtttataaatttgttCAAAAAGCTGGTGACCTTGTATTTGTAAATTGTGGTTGTATTCATTGGGTGGAATCTACTGGATGGTGTAATAATATTGCATGGAATGTTGGACCAATGACAAGCTTTCAAATGAAAACAGCCTTTTTTTCTCATGAATGGAATCGTTTAAATGGTTTTAAAAGTTTAGTACCATTACAACATATGTGTTGGCAGTTTGCTAGAAATGTACGATTTACAAATAGTAAACTTTATAGAATGATAAGAacagttttaataaaaagtttagcATATCAAAAAATGCTGCTTGATTATCTTGGAACAATTAGTAAAATACCAAAAAGTCAACCTCgtgataaaaatgaaataacaCATTATTGTAGTTTATGTGAAATTGAAgttttcaatatattatttgttaaagaAAATCAAGGTGGTGTGTATAATGTTTTTTGTGCAAATTGTTCAAGAAAATCAAGTCAACAATTTGATGATTTTATTGTTCTTCAACAAACAACCTTAGAATCACTATGTGAAATTTTTGatctttttcaattatatcCTACAAAACATCCTTTaatatgttaa
- a CDS encoding Melanopsin codes for MKEPICTIHAFAISTLSVGGIHQLTLLSFERYVGVNHPFVSMKVSLKTKVLFATGAFVWTLLTTTPPLFGWSRYKVLDDSLHYCVFDYLSKEKSSQLYILYLFLNAYIIPLSIIGFSNYKIFLAAKGVIKNRKVIIHKKYRHSQSSKTSNVYENSELSIKLDNISKNEFFNNHQYYHSLLIYKKQQRKCSRVIFYCVGSFVISWTPYAFTSIVSNIIFNTRMNKNVVILTAVAAKMFVIWNPIIYGLMDRTFKNECIQIFSKIFK; via the exons atgaaagaACCAA TTTGTACTATTCATGCATTTGCTATCTCAACATTAAGCGTTGGAGGAATCCACCAATTAACACTTTTGTCTTTTGAGCGTTATGTTGGTGTTAATCATCCTTTTGTTTCAATGAAAGTGTCATTAAAAACTAAAGTTCTTTTTGCAACTGGAGCTTTTGTTTGGACACTCTTAACAACAACACCACCTTTATTTGGTTGGTCTAGATATAAAGTTTTAGATGATAGTCTTCATTATTGtgtttttgattatttatcaaaagaaaaatcatcccaattatatattttatatttatttttaaatgcttATATAATACCATTATCAATTATTGGattttcaaattataaaatttttttagcaGCTAAAGGTGtgataaaaaatagaaaagttattatacataaaaaatatcgTCATTCTCAATCTTCAAAAACATCGAATGTTTATGAAAATAGTGAACTATCAATCAAATTAGATAacatttctaaaaatgaattttttaataatcaccaatattatcattcacttcttatttataaaaaacaacaaaGAAAATGTTCAagagtaattttttattgtgtTGGATCATTTGTAATATCCTGGACACCATATGCATTTACATCAATTgtatcaaatattatttttaataccagaatgaataaaaatgttgttaTACTTACTGCTGTTGCAGCTAAAATGTTTGTTATATGGAATCCAATCATTTATGGTTTAATGGAtagaacatttaaaaatgaatgtattcaaattttttcaaaaatatttaaatag
- a CDS encoding Transthyretin-like family and Immunoglobulin-like fold domain-containing protein: MFISSNILPITYGLFFRHVQSVSVQGYLKCNDKPATDITVKLYDKDTFTFDDLMAKGKTDSNGYFKLSGSEKEMTKIDPELVIHNSCGSKLGKFSMKRIKVTIPKSYITNGPIPSKVFDIGTMELAGKIKT, encoded by the coding sequence atgtttattagttcaaatattttaccaaTAACATATGGTCTTTTCTTTAGGCATGTACAATCAGTTAGTGTTCAgggatatttaaaatgtaatgaTAAACCTGCTACTGATATTACagtaaaattatatgataagGATACATTTACTTTTGATGACTTAATGGCAAAAGGAAAAACTGATTCAAAtggatattttaaattaagtgGTAGTGAAAAAGAAATGACAAAGATTGATCCAGAACTTGTAATTCACAATTCATGTGGTTCAAAACTTGGAAAATTTTCAATGAAACGAATTAAAGTTACTATACCTAAAAGTTATATTACCAATGGACCTATTCCATCAAAAGTATTTGATATTGGTACTATGGAATTGGctggaaaaataaaaacataa
- a CDS encoding 3-hydroxyanthranilate 3,4-dioxygenase produces MIAISENVEKWCVENEKNFKPPVCNKCMFDKYLKVFFVGGPNQRKDYHIEEGEEFFYQMKGDMVLKLILNGKPYDLVIPEGHIFMLPAKMEHSPQRFENTLGMVIERERLETEFDCVRYFTSDECDSILFERWFHLKDVVKDLPPIIKEFMESEEKKNMKVGEKSFLCQPKYNVVCQDIEKPQNIFQLIKKYENDLENGKEIVLFGKPKYRSIVKLYGKGRHNTKHNHAKELFIYVLCGKAIIDSKEYHKNDAIRIINETTTTFDLTTSSVVLTLMM; encoded by the exons atgattgcTATATCTGAAAATGTAGAAAAATGGTGtgttgaaaatgaaaaaaattttaaaccaCCTGTTTGTAACAAATGTATGTTTGAtaagtatttaaaagttttttttgttgGTGGACCAAATCAAAGAAAAGATTATCATATTGAGGAAGGTGAAGAG tttttttatcaaatgaaAGGTGATATGgttttaaaacttattttaaatggaAAACCATATGATTTAGTTATACCAGAAGgtcatatttttatgttaccTGCTAAAATGGAACATTCACCACAACGATTTGAAAATACTTTAGGTATGGTTATTGAAAGAGAACGTTTAGAAACAGAATTTGATTGTGTTCGTTATTTCACGTCAGATGAGTGTGATAGTATTCTTTTTGAAAGATGGTTTCATCTAAAAGATGTAGTAAAAGACTTACCTCCTATCATTAAAGAATTCATGGAATCAGaggagaaaaaaaatatgaaagttggagaaaaatcttttttatgtCAACCCAAATATAATGTTGTTTGTCAAGATATTGAGAAAccacaaaatatttttcaactaataaaaaaatatgaaaatgatTTAGAAAATGGAAAAGAAATTGTTCTTTTTGGTAAACCAAAATATAGAAGCATTGTCAAATTGTATGGCAAAGGCAGACATAACACAAAACATAACCACgcaaaagaattatttatttacgTTTTATGTGGAAAAGCTATTATTGACAGTAAAGAATACCACAAAAATGATGCTATAAGAATAATAAACGAGACAACTACGACATTTGATCTAACTACATCATCAGTTGTACTAACTCTTAtgatgtaa
- a CDS encoding GluClalpha, translating into MVNYHKKIYLLYLIIFLFYLNFTDCIKKRLEEQEVISYILKDYDTRVRPRGTNNSWPDTGGPVDVTVNIYLRSISKIDDVNMEYSTQFTFREQWIDERLAYEKLADENTQIPPFLILINEENEDSQRIWTPDSFFNEKEARRHLVDKPNVFMRIYPNGEILYSVRLSMVFSCLMKLHNYPVDKQVCYLDIASYAYTTDDIKYEWKDSNPIQKKAGLEKSLPSFELYDVQTDYCTSKTNTGEYSCLRTKLLLRREYSYYLIQLYIPCCMIVVVSWVSFWLDKDCVPARIFLGATTFLTMTTQASGANAKLPPVSYIKAVDIWIGVCLFFIFGALLEYALVNYYARLEILRKEKARRIPLIKNKENILVSNNDNLKLPCTQYPLENINYSKQLENQYQINLDDMTFNFINEIQNTPSLNLDLAVVSTENVFEKIFKKVKTAKITFLKSDVSKKVDLVSRIAFPFLFLLFIVIYYKIYFTQNAVNKHQEQ; encoded by the exons atggtaaattatcataaaaaaatatatttactatatttaattatttttctattttaccTAAATTTTACTGATTGTATAAAGAAACGATTAGAAGAACAGGAAGTTATTTCATAcatattaaaagattatgaTACAAGAGTTAGACCTCGTGGAACAAATAATAGTTGGCCTG atacTGGAGGACCTGTAGATGTTACTGTTAACATTTACTTACGatcaatttcaaaaataGATGATGTTAATATGGAATACTCAACACAATTTACATTTCGTGAACAATGGATAGATGAAAGATTGGCATATGAAAAATTAGCTGATGAAAATACACAAATCCcaccatttttaatattaataaatgaagaaaatgaGGATAGTCAACGTATATGGACTCctgattcattttttaatgaaaaagagGCAAGAAGGCATCTTGTAGATAAACCAAATGTTTTTATGCGTATTTATCCAAATGgtgaaatattatatagtGTAAGATTAAGTATGGTGTTTAGTTGTTTAATGAAACTTCATAATTATCCTGTTGATAAACAAGTTTGTTATCTTGATATTGCTAGTT atgcATATACAACagatgatataaaatatgaatgGAAAGATAGTAATcctatacaaaaaaaagctGGTCTAGAAAAAAGTTTACCTTCTTTTGAATTATATGATGTTCAGACTGACTATTGTACATCTAAAACAAATACag gagAATATTCATGTTTACGTACTAAATTATTACTTCGTAGAGAGTATAGTTATTACTTAATACAACTTTATATTCCATGTTGTATGATAGTAGTTGTATCCTGGGTTAGTTTTTGGTTGGATAAa gaTTGTGTACCAGcaagaatatttttaggaGCAACAACTTTTCTTACAATGACGACACAGGCATCAGGTGCCAATGCTAAACTACCTCCTGTTTCTTATATAAAAGCTGTTGATATTTGGATTGGTGTAtgcttattttttatttttggtgCCCTTTTAGAATATGCTTTAGTTAATTATTATGCTCGACttgaaattttaagaaaagaaAAGGCCAGAAGGATAccattgataaaaaataaagaaaatattttagttagtaataatgataatttaaaactaCCATGTACACAATATCctttagaaaatataaactaTTCAAAGCAATTAGAAAAtcaatatcaaataaatttagatgatatgacatttaattttatcaatgaaATACAAAATACTCCAAGTTTAAATTTAGATTTAGCTGTTGTATCAACAGAAAAtgtatttgaaaaaatttttaaaaaagttaaaactgcaaaaataacatttttaaaatcagaTGTATCAAAAAAAGTAGATCTTGTATCTAGAATTGCATTTccttttctttttcttttatttatag ttatttattataaaatttattttactcaAAATGCTGTAAATAAACATCAAGaacaataa
- a CDS encoding Melanopsin, producing MYNNTFDEEFFGTSLTSTIKSLEFKDTANGTIFLSFCMIIIVFFGFFGNGLIVYAFIRDGHLRKKNFLLIVISTLYAFGSLFFTLDIYHLYNNKVMEDPICTIHAFAISTLSVGGIHQLSVMSLERYVGVNHPFILMKLPLRTKVLFATGAFVWTLLTTTPPLFGWSRYKVLDDSLHYCVFDYLSKEKSTQKYIMYLFFNGYILPLSIIGFSNYKIFLAAKGLVTSRKTDVYHKRLRSIPSSSTFLSDSETDSNLQKLAKICESTGLYDSETQQSLSVYDKQQRKCATVIFFCVGSFIISWTPYAFTSIVWNIIFNYKLNPTFVLLTAIAAKMFVIWNPIIYGFMDKSFQRECEKILFKKFNYWLE from the exons ATGTATAATAATACCTTTGATGAAGAATTTTTTGGAACTTCACTTACAAGTACTATTAAATCACTTGAATTTAAAGATACTGCTAATGGTACAATATTCTTAAGTTTTTGtatgataataattgtattttttggATTTTTTGGAAATGGATTAATTGTTTATGCTTTTATAAGAGATGGtcatttaagaaaaaaaaattttttacttattgtCATATCAACATTATATGCTTTTGGTAGTCTTTTCTTTACATTagatatttatcatttatataacaataaagtAATGGAAGATCCAA tttgtACTATTCATGCATTTGCTATTTCAACATTAAGTGTTGGAGGAATTCATCAATTATCAGTTATGTCTTTGGAACGTTATGTTGGTGTTAATCAtccttttattttaatgaaattaccATTACGTACAAAAGTTCTTTTTGCAACTGGAGCTTTTGTTTGGACACTCTTAACAACAACACCACCTTTATTTGGTTGGTCTAGATATAAAGTTTTAGATGATAGTCTTCATTATTGtgtttttgattatttatcaaaagaaaaatcaacacaaaaatatataatgtatttattttttaatggatACATTTTACCTCTATCAATAATTGGattttcaaattataaaatttttttagcgGCTAAAGGTTTAGTTACTTCAAGAAAAACTGATGTATATCATAAACGCCTCCGTTCAATTCCTTCATCATCAACTTTTCTTAGTGATAGTGAGACAGATtcaaatttacaaaaattggCAAAAATATGTGAATCAACTGGTTTGTATGATTCTGAAACTCAACAATCGCTTTCAGTTTATGATAAACAACAACGAAAATGTGCTacagtaatttttttttgtgttggttcatttataatatccTGGACACCTTATGCATTTACATCAATTGTAtggaatataatttttaattataaattaaatccAACATTTGTTTTACTTACTGCTATTGCAGCTAAAATGTTTGTCATATGGAATCCAATAATATATGGATTTATGGATAAATCATTTCAAAGAGAAtgtgaaaaaatattatttaaaaagtttaactaTTGGTTGGAGTAA
- a CDS encoding Transthyretin-like family-containing protein: protein MIFKTLIGVIFFILIGTIHCAGIIGILQATGASGKLTCKGKPASGVLVKLYDEDDTDFDDLIDKGYTDANGEFFVQGSHKEITPIDPKINIYHKCNDWWFIPFCKKKFTIKIPNDYISQGDTPKKIYKAGTLELSGDFPGQSRDFDKLIFQYNRGINQSVGIKGRLFCNGNPAEDVLIKLWENDHFNFDDLMAQSTSNKEGYFRLHGSNTEYSSINPRITFYHYCNNSKAICARKFSIIVPKNFIFKGEFAKDFYDVGDIHLDEKKEGEVKDCFF from the exons atgatatttaaaactttgattggagttattttttttatattaataggAACAATTCATTGTGCTGGAATAATTGGAATACTTCAGGCAACTGGTGCTAGTGGAAAGTTAACATGTAAAGGAAAACCAGCTTCAGGTGTActtgtaaaattatatgatgAAGATGACA ctGATTTTGATGATTTAATTGACAAAGGTTATACTGACGCTAATGGGGAATTTTTTGTACAAGGTTCACATAAAGAAATAACTCCAATTGAtccaaaaataaatatttatcacaa atgtaATGATTGGTGGTTTATTCCTTTCTGTAAGAAAAAGTTTACGATAAAAATACCAAATGATTATATTTCACAGGGTGATACacctaaaaaaatttataaagcTGGTACTCTTGAATTATCAGGAGATTTTCCAGGACAATCAAGAGACT ttgataaattgatttttcaatataaca GAGGAATAAATCAAAGTGTTGGTATTAAAGGACGATTATTTTGTAATGGAAATCCAGCTGAGGatgttttgataaaattatggGAAAAtgatcattttaattttgatgatTTGATGGCACAAAGTACATCAAATAAAGAAGGTTATTTTAGACTTCATGGTTCAAATACTGAGTACTCATCAATAAATCCACgtataactttttatcattattgtaataattcTAAAGCAATTTGTGCAAGAAAGTTTTCTATAATTGTTccgaaaaattttatttttaaaggaGAGTTTGCTAAAGATTTTTATGATGTAGGAGACATTCAtttagatgaaaaaaaagaaggcGAAGTCAAAGAttgtttcttttaa
- a CDS encoding Transthyretin-like family-containing protein gives MWFSSIFLILIFIPLINSAGFIGRLQSTGAIGRVTCNGNPYNGALVKLFDEDDLDIDDLIAETKSDMNGDFKVQGSHREITSIDPKVVLFHNCNEFIAICSRKITLKIPDSYITSGSTPSRIYDIGTLELSGKFEGEERDCFH, from the exons ATGTGGttttcttcaatatttttaattttaatttttattccaTTAATTAATTCTGCTGGGTTTATTGGAAGACTACAATCAACAGGAGCTATTGGTAGAGTAACATGTAACGGTAATCCATATAATGGTGCTTTGGTAAAACTTTTTGATGAAGATGACT tagaTATTGATGATTTGATAGCTGAAACTAAAAGTGACATGAATGGTGATTTTAAGGTACAAGGTTCACACAGAGAGATTACATCTATTGATCCAAAAGTTGTATTATTTCATAATTGTAATGAATTTATTGCAATATGTTCAagaaaaataacattaaaaattccTGATAGTTATATAACATCTGGATCCACACCATCAAGAATTTATGATATTGGAACATTAGAGTTATCAGGAAAATTTGAAGGTGAAGAAAGAGACtgttttcattaa